The Dioscorea cayenensis subsp. rotundata cultivar TDr96_F1 chromosome 11, TDr96_F1_v2_PseudoChromosome.rev07_lg8_w22 25.fasta, whole genome shotgun sequence genomic interval TAGATAAATATatctaatatatgtatataactctaaaactatatttatttatagccCAAAACCAAACTAGTTTAGGTTGGTTTGAATTACATTATAAAGTCAGGTTCGGATCTATCAACCCAAGGTTTATGGTTCCACCATTAACtttatggaaaaaataataataataataataataataataataataataataataataataataataataaataaataaataaataattctcttTTGATCGACCTCCTATAAAACGAGCTAGGTCACTAAACATGTTAGATCACAAAATAactaaaatcacaaaaatatttgtaaaataattacTTGAAAGAAGATGAACATATGGAATTCTTCCAATTTCACACAAAATTATCaccaaatattataattattaattgggAACCATATTTGTTAGGAACTACTGTTGTAgaattatttacattaatttgTTACGTGGTACTCTTCAACAAATTTTATAGTTGAGTTATTCCGTTGGAACTTACACTAGATGTTGTTAGATAATTTGATTGAGAATCTTTTAATGAGTCCAAgatttatatttctattttaaatttggacaaaatatcagaaaaataattatctcaatgtttaaattttttaaaaataatgacatgtattatatatatatatatcacattaaATTCAATctaagatatttatttttttacttgaaattgTAGATAATTACAAAGCTTaaattgagttttttaaataaaagtggataatCATAATTAAAGCTTACTAACAGAGTTAAAATTATTACatccctttttctcttcttataTTCGTACTCTGAGTTGGAAAGCAACAATAGAGAAAGATACCAAGGTTTTACAatagtattcttttttttttttgactttcttttgttattatttacaattttattctaTAATTTTAGATAATTTCACACACCTCTCTTATGTGTTCTTTTATCAACAGTTAAATGATTATGTGTATGATTACTTGTTAGCTTTTCTTTAAAAGTGCTACCTTTgattaaataacttttaaaattatattattgtatGTGGTTATGCGCAAGTTGTGGCTTTTATTGCATTAATGCATTGATTTGTTTAGAGTTGTATGACTTTGATATTTCTTAAACTCATAACTAATTAGCTTAATTTTATTCAATCTTTAcctatgttttaaaatataaaaaccaattaatgtGCTCTTTGTTTTTATAGGCAAATGAAATCTCGGTGCTTGTGCTCATGTTGTTTTGGACTATGAAAGGTATTTTTCATAGTGGTCCATAACGCTCGAAAATAAggcttctttttattttattggtgatttttttttacaaataatatcaTTAGAAAAAAACTCATGCATGAGAACTGCTTCACCGGTTCGAAACCCATGTGTGTGCTATTGTTCACACATTATTCAGAtgctatttattcattattcattGGTATTAGATAGATATTGTACATTAGGTCCCAGTATTATCATTTGTAAAAAGAATTGTATTTTCTAACCCAGAACGATAGTAGGGACTAGATACCCATATTAAATTCTAGTAGGTCCTAGTGTAGGAGAAGATTTATTGTTTATCTCTCTAGAGTTGCATAATAGaggatttgattttgatatatcATCTAGGGTGTGGTATGTACTTATGAGATAATTTTCTGTCCCTTTAACACAAGCACCTATTTGTATATAAACATGTTATATTTAGAGATAAATGATCAattaagaaatatttaaatattatatcatTACTAAGTATGCATAATTACTATTTAATTGCACAACGAAAAAGATATCAAATATCATAACACAATCTATTAGTAGCGATCGTTTTCTAAATATAATGATAGAGATAGAGATATcttattatttaactaattattatctTGAAAATATATCAATCTACTTAATAACATgtcaataatttaattttcaaaaaaaaattctttaagtCAAACTATGTACAAAAAAGATATTAACACTCCATGATCACTCAACAAcatgaattaataaattagtttttattaataatataataataaatacaatttcATATATGCTTCATCACGAGGTCAAGACATGTACATTAATCCATCCCAACTACCAATCTTGTAAcactaaaaaattaataattaatattttaaaaaaatagtcaaaagACTTCATTGGCTATAACATGATTAGATTAATGAGAAATACATATTGGTAAATGCACCAACGTCTTTAAAATTCTCTATTTCTTTGTATAGATAGAAGAAGAATACTCCATTTATTACAGTCATTTTAAACAACAAACCATTTATTACCATGAACCCAACACCAAGAGTATATATGAACCCATTATATTAAACAAACATGACTAAATAACTTCTAATATTTAAgcttcatattaaaaaaataaaaataataacaaactaTTATTCTTTATGAGATCATGACTAACAAATTAACCAAGTCCTCTTGGAATGCATCCAAGTACTTATCTAAAAGTCTTCAATGTCGTGTGAGACATGAAAAGGAAATTACCATcacacaaaataataacaataataatatatggtatttaattattatggttTGAAGTATAAATTGGTGTTCCTTTTTGTGTTTGAagagtagaagaagaagaagaagaagaggaagaagaagaggcatGGAGAGGTGTGTGGGTTATTTTTCTAAGGATGAAGAGATAGTTTGTTTTCCATGCAACAGCAAGAAGCCAAAGATTCTCACAAGTTTATATTCAGCATGGATGGTTGTTCTCTTCTTCATCGTCCTTCTCTTTTGTGCTCTTCTTTTCTCAAACTCTGTAAGTCTTTCTCTTAATTCTCTTTCACTATAGCTCTAGATTAAGatgaaaaacatgcatatatatatatagatatatgtatatgctcaagaagaagatgaaaataaagagagaagaagctttttataatatgtttatctatttatttatttcacttcTCAAATATATGCTAGTTTGATCCTTGCGTTCTTGATGGAGGTTAGGGATGGTGTAAacctttttttccttatttatttatttatttatttagtgagAAGAATGTATGGTAAAggatgaattattttattttgttggttttgtaAGGTGGTCCTTTTCACATCTACATCAAGCTTACATTTTCAAGTTGAAAAGTCAGGTCTAGtggattgaatttttttgtgcagaagctttttaatcaaatgtttttcttcttggaaaaTTGTTAAAGTCTTGGATTTGTATACGtagttttatataattattaaacaaaaagacaTGCAAATCTTGTGTTCAAAGGTgcttcttttgtgttttttctctAGAATAACTCCATAACTTTccctttcaaagaaaaatacatacatatatacatatatatatatatatatatagaatataaaatgaaaagagaacaagtatatatatatttgagaagtAGAtacatctctttctctctttgtaTTCCTTGTCACtagtttaatttctttttatgttgTTAATGGAGGCTAgtgttctttctcttcttgttttgaTAGGCatacatgtttatttatttatttatttttggagttATCTTATAGTTGATGAACCTTATTGCAAAAAGGCAAGTTTTAATGGTAAGAATGTGAGATAAGGTGTGCTTTAGATgaactattaaatatttaattagtttccaAGTAGTCATTTTACATCCATTTCAAGCTTACAAATTGCCATTTtgatacttcttttttttttcctctaaagaAAGTGTCCATTTTGAAAAGTCAAAGTCTAGATGATTGTTTCTTTATGAACATACttctcatcaattttattttttattttttcgcAGAATGACAATAGTGGGAATCATTTTTATATAtggttgaaattatttttttatatatggttgAAAATTTTAGGATGCTATGTAGAATTGAATTTTTAGGatttagaaaaatatgattttttttttgcctataaaaaaaatgaaaacaacaagttcattttttttatgaccccatctaattttcatttttttattcctccatctaattttttaatttgtcagattaaatcatatttaattatgtaattttaaaaaataacctctaataattccaaatataataaacaagatataaaattaatttagattGCGATTAGAATTGTTGTTGGTTGTTTAGAAGagattagattttgattaaaacaatcacatcaacaaatttaaatcaaacttTTCCACCTAATCTTTACATTTTCTATGCAATGAAATAGACatgttcaaaaaaaatttccattaataaataaaaagatttatcgtggttttttccttgaattttccccatttttattttatttaataaataggataattattaaaataagtaattgaccgctttatatattttgattttttttttattcagaaTAAAGGTAAATaacaactattattattttttcaacgTCAAATGCCaaaattatcactaaaaattAACCAGAAACTTTACTTTAATAGTCCTTTTTTTTATgagtgataattttttattatatatatatatatatatatatctttttccaATATAGATTCCTATAGAACTCTATAATTGTCTTTTCtcaatataatttaatggtttatacaattttccaaaaattattattattattattatcttaaagCAAATGCTCATTATActcttcttttgtgcattaaCAGTCAATGGTCAGCAACATCACAACTACTTTAACTAACTTTGCCTCCACCACTCAAGAACCAACTACCATTCCCTTCACTTGCAACCCTGCAAACTTAACATGTCCATCAACCAACATAACATCGCACACACTCCCTCCATCATCTTCATGCCCCGAATACTTCCGATGGATCCACGAAGATCTCCGGCCATGGGCCGAAACAGGCATAACTGAAGAAGCCGTCTTGCGTGCCAAGAAAGAAGCCGCATTCCGTCTCATCATCTCAAATGGCCGTGCATACATTGATCTCTACCACCATGTTTTCCAAACCAGAGATATCTTCACCATCTGGGGCATTCTTCAGCTGCTACAACGATATCCTGGCCGTGTCCCTGACCTTGATCTCATGTTCAATTGCGAAGACATGCCGGTCGTCACGGGCTGCTGATTATAAGGCTGTCAATGCACCGATCCCTCCGCCGCTCTTTCGGTACTGCAAGGATGACAGAACTGTGGACATTGTGTTCCCAGATTGGTCATTTTGGGGCTGGTActttcatcaaacaccttgtGTCTTACCTGTTTGTTTTGCTTGGCAaactgtttgatgaaatgcctgtATGAGTTTCAGGGTTGAAGTCAATATAAAACCATGGGAAGTGCTGATGAAGGAGATCAAACAAGAGAATGAGAGGCTTAAATGGGTTGATAGAGTGCCATATGCATACTGGAGAGGAAACCCAGATGTAGCTGGTACTCGGCACAATCTTCTTTCATGCAATGTATCTAAAGATCATGAGTGGAATGCAAGGGTTTATCGCCAAGATTGGTTCAAAGAATCACGCCAAGGTTTCAAAGAGTCAAATCTGGCAAGCCAATGTACTCATAGGTAATTCACCACCAAATCAATAAACATTGTGATCTTTGCTTGTGGATGAGCTAATGCTAAAATGTCTGATTGAAGGTACAAGATTTACATTGAAGGAAGATCATGGTCAGTAAGTGAGAAGTATATCCTCGCATGCGATTCACCGACATTGTTTGTTAGCACTCGTTATCATGACTTCTTCACTAGAGGCTTGATACCCGGGAAGCATTTCTGGCCTATTCCGTCTAACGACAAGTGTAGATCGATCAAGTTTGCTGTTGACTGGGGCAACAGCCATCAAAAAGAGGTACAAATATTCGAATTCTAGTTCTTCTCAATATTTGATtgtataatttgttttaaatacaTTGGACAAAAATGAACAGGCACAAGAATTGGGGAAGACATCAAGCGGCTTCATGCAAGAACAATTGAGCATGGACTATGTATATGACTTCATGTTGCACTTGTTAACAGAATACTCAAAGCTTTTGAAGTACAAGCCTGTTGTGCCTCCCACTGCTGTTGAGTATTGCATGGAGAGCATGGCTTGCACTAGACAAGGATTAGAGAAGCAATTCATGTTAGATTCAATGGTTAAGTCTCCTAGTGATAGAGGACCATGTGCTATGCCTCCCCCTTATGATCCTGGTCAGCTGCAAGACTTTTTAACAATGAAGGCTAATGCTACAAAGAAAATAGAAGAGTTGCAGAAAAATTCATTGCAACATTAAAATAGTAATTGTATATatgctttcctttttttttttttaaaaaaaatatatatatatatataattagttctCGGAGTAGTTTCAACTTTCAACAGCTGAAAGAAAGATGAAACTTTGCTTTGAAGTGAGGGATAAatgatttgaaatttatttgtatgtttACTTTAAGACAAAGAGACAAATACTTGGGCTCCTTTTTTATGTTTCAGTGGTGTTGTTTGATTGGATGCAACTCCAATGgcacaaaatataatattttaatttataatatatccaaaacaaaaaaaaaaatcatgtatacATCACTTATGGTTTACATAAGTTACTATTTTATCATCatgttttttacaaataaatttgattttaatattattagaagGAAGGgtgaggcttttttttttaataaaataaataaatcattatcattaaaaaaaacagaagcaCAAAGACTACAATGAACCACACCTTGGAAAGGAAGCGGGTGAGCGTTTTTATGgtagtaaataataatttttactagaggtaattaaatttgttaaaacaaaatatttaacactattttaactaaatttacatcaatcaaacacaacaaaaataatcaaatgtgACATGAGCAACACTGAATTTTCACTGGCttgtaaaaagtaaaaagtaaaaacacacACCCCTTGATTTTTTTGTCCTGAAGCAGAGATAACCTCACAGTCAAGAAAAGAACAACAGATCCAGCATGCATATCTTtgtttaatgttgttgttgttgttgatgagcCAAAAAAAGGCTATGTCTTGCATGGGGACCATACATTTTGCAAGCAGGAAAGCTCACGGAATCTCCAGGTCTTGCATTGCATGCACAAGAGCTGGAAAACCAAATCTTATTCTATTACTCTCCACTCCCACCCTTTCCCTGCTTTACTCTTACATCTCTCCAGAGTCCATATTGGCTTGCTTTGAAGCACAGTTTTGAGTAAAAATCAATTCTTTTGATTTGAAGATTTTTATCAAATGATGTAGTTTGGTATTGGTTTACCTTTTTTAAGCTTTAATTGTTCTTGAATGTTGAGGTCCTATATGGACCTACTAATAATTTTGGAAACATTATTAGTGTTGCTTTATCTCCCTCCCTCTCTCTCCAACTGCTACACCTAACACTGCTTTCgttgttgttcatcttcaccattTCTGAGTACGGTCTCATGTTTCTCACCTAAAGCCATTGATAGTATGAGTTCAGTGTTCCCAAAGTTGTTGCTTTTGCTTCTTGCATTCAAGTATGGTTTTCTTTTGGTTGGGTCTGGATCTTTGCCAAACCATGAAGGTCTGTTCTGAGAAGTTCCCAATGTGTctcctttctttgtttttttggctAAAGATGTGATTTTGTGAATGTTTTCTTTGGGGTTTTTGTAGTTTCAGCACTTGAAGCTTTCAAAAGAGCAATTTTTGAAGATCCATGGAGAAAGCTTTCTGATTGGGGTGTCTCTGATGGCAATCCTTGCAAATGGTCTGGTGTTTTCTGCTCAGGATCTCAGAATGGGGTGATTATAACCTTGTGAGATACACTGCTTTGCCCTATTTATGATTGGAATGTATTTATCCATGAATCTGCTAGAATTTCTAGGTGATTTACAGATGAGATTTGCAGGAATCTTTCTAGTTCATCTTTGAAAGGGTTTCTTGCCCCGGAG includes:
- the LOC120271860 gene encoding LOW QUALITY PROTEIN: O-glucosyltransferase rumi homolog (The sequence of the model RefSeq protein was modified relative to this genomic sequence to represent the inferred CDS: deleted 1 base in 1 codon), producing MERCVGYFSKDEEIVCFPCNSKKPKILTSLYSAWMVVLFFIVLLFCALLFSNSSMVSNITTTLTNFASTTQEPTTIPFTCNPANLTCPSTNITSHTLPPSSSCPEYFRWIHEDLRPWAETGITEEAVLRAKKEAAFRLIISNGRAYIDLYHHVFQTRDIFTIWGILQLLQRYPGRVPDLDLMFNCEDMPVVRAADYKAVNAPIPPPLFRYCKDDRTVDIVFPDWSFWGWVEVNIKPWEVLMKEIKQENERLKWVDRVPYAYWRGNPDVAGTRHNLLSCNVSKDHEWNARVYRQDWFKESRQGFKESNLASQCTHRYKIYIEGRSWSVSEKYILACDSPTLFVSTRYHDFFTRGLIPGKHFWPIPSNDKCRSIKFAVDWGNSHQKEAQELGKTSSGFMQEQLSMDYVYDFMLHLLTEYSKLLKYKPVVPPTAVEYCMESMACTRQGLEKQFMLDSMVKSPSDRGPCAMPPPYDPGQLQDFLTMKANATKKIEELQKNSLQH